One Panicum virgatum strain AP13 chromosome 9K, P.virgatum_v5, whole genome shotgun sequence genomic region harbors:
- the LOC120649813 gene encoding E3 ubiquitin protein ligase DRIP2-like — MGAARGVARVRRDALAARMTCPLCRGLLREATAITQCLHTFCRVCIMEKINDEDVNCCPVCNIDLGCDPEEKLRPDHNLQDIRNKLFPIKKRKVDSVKAPTRLPPKRKQRSLSSLVVKTPSVAMRTGLTGKRTKGTRKAAAFRATSPSNNGTMKSPTKPEDRYQKTEKISAPQSTKVATPAKKTESRDRKKIEKTSTQQQTKAATAVNKKQQNTDVEVSSKSSSKRKNSKAAEKEELQKPSNHLVYAASKTKAPRSIPKIHPVTEEKIKKKEGELPIGNEETENEVAIPGTRVGEHSNEPTLEEKNNGSSSELATATNKATAEDVSNQGLSGSASILRGPITNSIWFSLVSSPNQKGGPQLPELSKIYLRIKDSSLQISSVQRYIAKKLDIADEDEVEVTFHGEPICPSSTVHGLVELWLRREPEQPVQASLGAPATGFVMALGYRRRHRHRHYPDVPCEGDGTAVEPA; from the exons ATGGGGGCCGCGCGGGGGGTGGCGCGCGTTCGCCGGGATGCACTCGCCGCGCGCATGACGTGCCCGCTCTGCCGGGGACTCCTCAGGGAGGCCACCGCCATAACCCAGTGCCTCCACACAT TTTGTCGGGTGTGCATTATGGAGAAAATAAATGACGAGGATGTTAACTGCTGCCCAGTATGCAACATTGATCTTGGCTGTGATCCTGAAGAGAAACTCAG GCCTGACCACAACCTTCAAGATATCAGGAATAAGTTGTTTCCAATTAAGAAGAGAAAAGTTGATTCTGTAAAGGCTCCAACAAGATTGCCACCAAAGAGAAAACAGAGGTCTctttcttccttggtggttaaaACTCCAAGTGTAGCCATGCGGACTGGTTTGACTGGAAAGAGAACCAAAGGTACAAGAAAGGCAGCAGCTTTTCGTGCGACTTCTCCCAGTAATAATGGAACCATGAAATCACCAACTAAACCTGAAGATCGATATCAGAAGACTGAGAAAATCTCAGCACCACAATCTACCAAggtggcaacacctgcaaaGAAAACTGAAAGTCGAGATCGGAAGAAGATCGAGAAAACTTCAACACAACAACAGACCAAGGCAGCAACAGCTGTAAACAAAAAACAG CAAAATACAGATGTAGAAGTCTCAAGTAAGTCGTCTTCCAAGAGAAAGAATAGCAAGGCAGCTGAAAAGGAAGAGCTCCAGAAACCTTCAAATCATTTGGTTTATGCTGCAAGCAAGACAAAAGCACCTAGGTCGATTCCCAAAATCCATCCCGTCactgaagaaaaaataaagaagaaagaGGGTGAACTCCCAATAGGGAATGAGGAGACAGAAAACGAAGTAGCTATTCCTGGAACAAGGGTGGGGGAACATTCAAATGAGCCAACTCTTGAAGAGAAAAATAATGGCAGTTCCTCAGAACTTGCAACAGCGACAAATAAAGCAACAGCAGAGGATGTTTCGAACCAAGGATTATCTGGTTCTGCAAGCATTTTGCGTGGTCCAATAACTAATTCCATCTGGTTCTCATTAGTTTCTTCGCCTAACCA GAAAGGAGGACCACAGCTGCCTGAGTTATCAAAGATTTATTTGAGAATTAA AGACAGCAGCTTGCAGATTTCCTCGGTACAGAGGTACATCGCGAAGAAACTGGATATAGCTGATGAAGATGAG GTGGAGGTCACATTCCACGGCGAGCCCATCTGCCCCTCGAGCACGGTGCACGGGCTCGTGGAGCTGTGGCTGCGGAGAGAGCCGGAGCAGCCCGTGCAGGCATCGCTGGGCGCGCCGGCCACCGGGTTCGTCATGGCGCTGggctaccgccgccgccaccgccaccgccattaTCCGGACGTGCCCTGCGAGGGCGACGGCACCGCCGTAGAGCCTGCCTGA
- the LOC120649814 gene encoding PRA1 family protein B6-like — protein sequence MRSSAAAQPPPPAAMYGSGPAYVAPASSSPGGGGYSYGAGYAKIPTNPAPPSAYPYPSPNPPPPQVSTQAPIQDPTAPPSPLARAAELVTRFREQGQALIAARRPWAEVFRAPAFSKPPSLGEAVARMRRNTAYFRANYALAVVAVFAASLLWHPGTLFALLFLCAAWFFLYFARPAQGGQPLRVLGMEFDDGSVLAALCGVTVIAMLFTNVGWNVVGSLMVGAALVGAHAALRSTDDLFLTEQDAAGDGLVAASGPILPTYVRIG from the coding sequence ATgcgcagctccgccgccgcccagccccctcctcccgccgccatgTACGGCTCCGGCCCCGCCTACGTCGCGCCGGCCTCTTcctcccccggcggcggcgggtactCCTACGGCGCCGGCTACGCCAAGATCCCCACCAACCCCGCGCCCCCGTCGGCCTACCCCTACCCGAGCCCCAACCCTCCCCCGCCGCAGGTCTCCACCCAGGCCCCGATCCAGGACCccacggcgccgccgtccccgctcGCCAGGGCGGCCGAGCTCGTCACGCGCTTCCGCGAGCAGGGCCAGGCGCTCATCGCGGCGCGCCGGCCCTGGGCCGAGGTCTTCCGCGCGCCGGCCTTCTCCAAGCCGCCCTCGCTCGGGGAGGCCGTCGCCCGGATGCGCCGCAACACCGCCTACTTCCGCGCCAACTACGCGCTGGCCGTGGTCGCCGTCTTCGCGGCCTCGCTGCTCTGGCACCCGGGGACGCTCTTCGCGCTCCTCTTCCTCTGCGCCGCCTGGTTCTTCCTCTACTTCGCGCGCCCCGCGCAGGGGGGCCAGCCGCTGAGGGTCTTGGGGATGGAGTTCGACGACGGCAGCGTGCTCGCCGCGCTCTGCGGCGTCACCGTTATCGCCATGCTCTTCACCAACGTCGGGTGGAACGTCGTGGGGTCCCTCATGGTCGGGGCCGCGCTGGTCGGCGCCCACGCGGCGCTCAGGTCCACCGACGACCTCTTCCTCACGGAGCAGGATGCCGCCGGGGACGGCCTGGTGGCCGCATCCGGGCCCATCCTGCCCACCTACGTCCGTATTGGTTGA